In one window of Erinaceus europaeus chromosome 17, mEriEur2.1, whole genome shotgun sequence DNA:
- the LOC103111044 gene encoding olfactory receptor 2AT4-like has product MEATACNGSENSLPVFYLVGIPSLPEPLFLLVFFIFLFLYLLILVGNVLILVAVVAEPSLHKPMYFFLVNLSALDILFTTSTVPKMLSLLLLGDRFLSFPACFLQMYLFHSFSCSEAFILVVMAYDRYVAICRPLHYPVHMTPMINAALAASAWLTALILPIPAVVQTSHMAFDSTVPIYNCFCDHLAVVQASCSETTPQTLMGFCIAMVVSFLPLLLVLLSYAHILASVLRINSREGRSKAFSTCSSHLLVVGSYYSSIAIAYVAYRADLPLDFHIMGNMVFAILTPVLNPLIYTLRNKDVKAAITKMACLQDPRHSGGT; this is encoded by the coding sequence ATGGAAGCCACAGCTTGTAATGGATCAGAGAATTCTTTACCTGTCTTCTACCTGGTAGGCATTCCCTCTCTGCCCGAACCCCTCTTCCTGCTTGTCTTCttcattttcctcttcctctacctgCTTATCCTGGTGGGGAATGTCCTGATCCTGGTGGCTGTGGTGGCAGAGCCCAGCCTCCACaagcccatgtacttcttcctggtCAACCTCTCAGCCCTGGACATCCTCTTCACTACATCCACTGTCCCCAAGATGCTGTCCCTACTCTTGCTTGGAGACCGCTTCCTCAGTTTCCCTGCCTGCTTCCTGCAGATGTACCTCTTCCACAGCTTCTCCTGCTCAGAAGCCTTCATCCTGGTGgtcatggcctatgaccgctatgtggctaTCTGCCGTCCACTGCACTACCCTGTCCACATGACCCCAATGATCAATGCTGCCCTGGCAGCCAGTGCCTGGCTCACTGCCCTCATCCTGCCCATCCCTGCTGTGGTGCAGACCTCACACATGGCTTTTGACAGCACTGTTcccatctataattgcttctgtgaCCATCTGGCTGTGGTCCAAGCCTCCTGCTCTGAAACCACACCCCAGACCCTCATGGGCTTCTGCATTGCCATGGTGGTGTCCTTTCTGCCCCTTCTCCTGGTGCTTCTCTCCTATGCCCACATCCTGGCCTCAGTGCTTCGCATCAACTCTAGAGAAGGACGTTCAAAAGCCTTCTCTACCTGTAGCTCCCACCTTCTTGTGGTTGGCTCCTACTACTCCTCCATTGCCATTGCCTATGTGGCCTACAGGGCTGACCTGCCCCTTGACTTCCACATCATGGGCAACATGGTGTTTGCTATTCTCACACCTGTCCTCAACCCTCTCATCTACACGCTGAGGAACAAGGATGTCAAAGCAGCTATCACCAAGATGGCATGTCTGCAAGACCCAAGGCATTCTGGGGGAACTTGA